In Pseudomonas sp. HR96, the DNA window AGGGCCACCGGCGAGTGCGGATGGGCAGTTCGCACGCTGCCGCAGGCCGCCAGCAGCAGGGTCATGGACAGCAGCCACAGCACCGCGCCCCAGCCATAGCCGTAGACCTGGTATTGGCCACCGCCCTCGTCGGCCAGGTAAGTGTCCAGCCGCCAGGTGTCGAGCGCGAGCACAAAGGCTAAAGGGCCAGAGACAAGGGTTCGGCGCCGGGTGCTTAAACGCACCAGCGTCCAGAGGAACAGAGGGTTGGCCAACCAGGCCAGGGTCTGGCCCAAACCCAGCCAACCCCAGGCCAGCAGCTCGCCGCCATACCACATGTGCTTCTGGTCGGCGCCCAGCCCCCTGAAGCCCAGGGACAGCAGCCAACAGGCCAGGGCCAGCGCGCAGAGCACATTGCACGAGAGCCAGCGCGGCCGGATCGGCGCTCCGGGGGAGTGAAAGCGCGCGCAATAGAGCTGCAGCAGCAAGCCGAAGAGGGCCGCTGCGGCGACTTCGCCAAGGGGCAGCTCACTGTGCCGAAGGTAGCCGATATACAAGGCGGCCCAGCTGGCAGCGTTGAGAATCCAGAACGCACAGGCGGCGAACTTCCTGCGCACGATGGAGCCGTGGCCGGCTATGATTTTTTGCAACACCCTTAGCAGGGTGGCGAGTAGAAACCCCGCGCTGGCGCCCAGCATGAAGGGGGAAAGCGTTTTGATGAAACCCGGTATCAGGTCAGCCGGCGCCACTGGATCGTCCTTGGAGGGGCACACCGTCGGAAGGCGCGGCGTCCTGTTGCCAAGGTTTTCGGCCGGTGACCGGCCAGCTTTAGGCAGATCACCACAGGCGTGCCTGCCGGGCCAGGCTCAGGGGCGCCTGGCCTGGCGAGTTCATCCAGGAACGGGGGTTACGCTGCCTGCAGCGCTGCGGCGATGGCCTGGTTGAACGCCGGGATGTCCTTGGGGGTACGCGAGGTGATCAGCGTCCAGCCGTTGGCGGGGCACTGCTTGACCTCGGCATCGACCCAGCCGGCGGCACCGGCATTTTCCAGGTCAAGCTTGACGCTCGGATAGGAGGTCAGGGTCTTGCCAGCGATTACGCCTGCGTTGATCAGCAGCCAGGGACCATGGCAGATCGCGGCGATGACCTTGCCCGCGTCGGCGAACTCCTTGACCAGGCGCTGGGCGTTTTCGTCCAGGCGCAGGGTGTCGGCATTCACCGTGCCGCCGGGAATCACCAGGGCGTCGAAATCTGCTGCCTTGAGCCCGGCCAGCGCCGCCTGCGACTCGACGGTGCGATCCTTCTCGGTGTCCTGGACGAAGGTCTGGGTGGTGCCGCCGTCACTGGAACCGTGGGTCACCTCCGCCCCCTGGGCCTTGAGGGCTTCCAGCGGTTTGACCAGTTCGTCCCGTTCGATCCCGGTGTTGGCGGTGATGAAAAGAACCTTCTTGCCTGCCAATTCGTTGCTCATGAGTGCTGCTCCATCTTCATATCGAGGGAAGTCGCGCCGGCGATGATTGCGCCGATGCGTTGAAGATGGGAGGGTGCGGCGATTTTGAAAGTTCAGCCTGATTGCGACCCAGGTTTGTCGCGCAGGCTCAGGTTGCTCAAGCGTTCTGCACCTTGTCCAGGTGTTTGAAACGCTCGACGAGGAAGTCGATCAGGCTGCGCACCCTGATCGACAAGTGCGCCGTCTGCGGGTAGACCGCGTAGACGTCGGCCCGCGCCGGGCTCAGGTTTTCCAGCAACAGTTTGAGGCGCCCGCTGCGCACATAGCGGGCGATGTCCCACTCCGCCCGCAGCAGCACGCCGTAGCCCTCCAGTGCCCAATTGAGCGCCACTTCACCATCGTTGCAGGCAAGGGCGCCGTGCACCTTGACGTTTTCGGTGCGCCCGCCGCTGTTGAAGCTCCAGACGCCGAAGGGAGTTTCGTTCTGGCGAATGAAGATGCAGTTGTGACCTTGCAGCTCACTGAGGGTCTGCGGCGTGCCATGGCGTTCCAGATACTGCGGGGAGGCGCAGAGCAGCCGGCGATTGGAGGCAATCTTGCGCGCATGCAGCGCGGCGTCCGGCAGGGATCCGAAGCGGATGCCGAGATCGAAACCGTGAGTGGCAAGGTCGAGCGGGTGGTCGCTGATTTCCAGCTGGATCTCGACCTCCGGGTAGCGGGCGAAATAGCCAGCCAGTGCCGGCGCGATATGCCGCCGGCCAAAGCCCAATGACGCATTGACCCTGATCAAGCCTTTGGGCGTGGCGCGGCTGCTGCGCACCAATTGTTCGACCTCGTCAATCTGCGTGAGGATCCGCGCGCAGTGGGAAAAGTACACTTCTCCTTCGGGCGTGAGGCTCATGGAACGCGTGGTTCGATGGACCAGGCGCACGCCTAGCCGGGCTTCCATGGCGGCCAGGCGTTTGCTCACCGCCGGCGGTGTCAGGCCCAACTCGCGGGCGGTGGCCACCAGGCTGCCCTGTTTGGCCAGCAGATGGAAGAAAGACAGATCCTGGGTCGAGCTCATTGATAACCTCAGTTCATGAGTGTAGTTATTTCAGGTTAACCAAAAGCTTATTTTCACTACATATACTCCAGGCGTACCCCTGCTGAACAGCTGTCTGGCGGGGCTAACGGCAGAACAACAACAAGCGACTGGAGTACATGATGGCGACTTACAAGATTGCGGCAGTACCTGGCGACGGCATTGGCGTGGAGGTGATCGCGGCCGGCGTCGAGGTGCTCGAGGCATTGGCCCGCCGCGCGGGCACCTTCACCCTGCAGTTCAAGCATTTCGATTGGAACTCCGAAAACTACCTCAAGCACGGCTACTACATTCCCCAAGGGGGGCTCGAAGAGCTCAAGTCGTTCGACTCGATTTTCTTTGGCGCGGTGGGGGCGCTGAATGTGCCGGACCACGTTTCGTTGTGGGGCCTGCGCCTGCCGATCTGCCAAGGCTTCGACCAGTACGCCAATGTGCGTCCGGCGCGGGTACTGCCCGGCGTCAAGAGCCCGTTGCACAACGGTGACCAGATCGACTGGGTGGTCGTGCGGGAAAACTCCGAAGGCGAGTATTCAGGCAACGGCGGGCGCGTGCACCGCGGGCTGCCGGAAGAGGTGGCGACCGAAGTCTCGGTGTTTACCCGCACCGGCGTCGAACGTATCCATCGCTTTGCCTTCGAGTTGGCGCGCAGCCGACCTCGCAAGCATCTCACCCTGGTGACCAAGTCCAATGCCCAGCGCCACGGCATGGTGTTGTGGGACGAGATTTTCTACGAGGTCGCCAAAGACTTTCCCGACGTCCAGCATGACAAGGAACTGGTGGATGCGGTGACCACGCGCATGGTGCTCAAGCCGGCGACGCTGGATGTCATCGTCGCCACCAACCTGCATGCCGACATCTTGTCCGATCTCGCCGCAGCGCTTTCCGGCAGCCTGGGCATCGCTCCCACCGCGAACCTGAACCCCGGTCGCCGGTTCCCGTCGATGTTCGAGCCGATTCATGGCTCCGCGTTCGATATCACCGGCAAGGGCGTCGCCAACCCGATCGCCACGTTCTGGACCGCAGCAATGATGCTCGAGCACCTTGGCGAAATCGCCGCCGCGCGCCAACTGATGTCGGCCATCGAGGCGGTCACCGAGGCGGGGGTGCACACCCCGGACCTGGGCGGCACGGCCACGACGCGCCAGGTCACCGACGCGGTGCTGCAGCTCATCGCCCGCTGATCGACCTCCCAGCACAGAAGTATTGCGCCACGGAAGTCGGCTGCCGGTCGGCCGAGCTTCCGGGCTCTCCTGAAAAAAACAATAACCAGGGCCCGTCATGAAACGCATCTTCGGCAAACTCTACGTGCAAGTGCTCATCGCCGTGATCTGCGGCGCTATCGTCGGCGTGCTGTATCCCGGCGCCGCCACCGATCTCAAGCCGATCGGCGACGCCTTCATCAAGCTGATCAAGATGCTGCTGGCGCCGGTGATCTTCCTCACCGTGGTCACCGGCATTGCCCGTATGGAAAACATGAAGGAACTGGGACGGGTAGGGCTGCGCGCCCTGCTGTATTTCGAAGTGGTCTCGACCCTGGCGCTGGTGGTGGGCCTGGTGGTGGTCAATGTGTTCAAACCCGGCGCCGGCATGAATGTCGACGTTGCCTCACTCGACACCGGCAGCCTTGCCACTTATACCTCGGCGGCCAAGCATTCATCGTTCATGGACTTTCTTCTGGGGATCATTCCCGACACTGTGGTAGACGCCTTTGCCAAGGGCAATGTGTTGCAGATCCTGATGTTTTCCATCCTCCTGGGCATTGCCTTGGCCCAGGTGGGCGCGCGTGCCGCTGCGATAGTCGAGGCTTTGGAAAGTCTGATGCAGGGGATGTTCCGCATCGTCAACATGGTCATGCGCCTGGCACCCTTGGGCGCTTTCGGCGCCATCGCCTTCACCATCGGTAAATACGGATTTGCCTCGCTGTTTTCCCTCGGCAAGCTGATGGCCTGCGTCTACCTGACCTGCGTCGTCTTCGTGGTGCTGGTGTTGGGCCCCGTTTGCCGCTATTGCGGTTTCAGCCTGTGGAAATACTTGCGTTTCATCAAGGAAGAACTGTTCACGGTGCTCGGCACCAGCTCGTCCGAATCGGTGCTGCCGCAGATGATCACCAAAATGCAAAAGGCCGGCGTCTCGAAACCGGTTGCGGGCATGGTCATTCCTTCCGGCCTGACCTTCAACCCTGACGGCCAGGCGATCTATTACACCATCGCGGCTATCTTCATCGCCCAGGCCACCAACACACCATTATCGCTGAGCGACCAATTGATCGTGCTGGCCGTGCTGATGTTCACTTCCAAGGGCTCCGCCGGGGTCACAGGCTCGGGGTTCATCATCCTGGCCGCGACCTTATCTTCGCTGGGCACCATCCCGGTGGCAGGCATGGTGCTGTTGCTGGGTGTTGATCGGTTCATGTCGGAGGCGCGCGCCATCACCAACACCATCGGCAACGGCGTCGGCACGTTGGCGATTGCCAAGTGGGTGGGTGCGTTGGACAGCGCCAAGCTGCACCGCGCACTGAACAATGCGCCGGAACCCGAGCCACAGCCCAGCGCCGCCGAGCGCAGGGATGACGGGCACCGGCTGGGGCGCCGCGAAGCGACCCCAGGGGCTGGACTCGACAGGGCGCCAGTGCAGGCCAGGCCGGTGGCCGGCATGGCGGGGGCGATCAGCCGCGAGTGATCGATCGCGCTTGATCACGCTGCGCGAGCAGGGCTCAGCAGGGTTCGGCCACCAGCTCGTTGCTGACCTTGCGCCCCAGCACCAGCACCGTTGCAAATCCGCAGCCGACCAGCGCGGTGGCCAGGCTCATCAGCACCGAGCTGCCCAGCTGGTCGACGATCTGCCCACCGAAGAACGAGCCCAGGGCGATGATCACCTGGAACAGGGCGACGAACAGCGGCATGCCCCGTTCGACGTCCTTGGGGGCGACGACGAACATCCAGATGCTGGCGCAGGCCGGGAAGGCGCCAAAGGCGAAACCCCAGAGGCCGATCAGCAGGGCGGCGCCGGTCAGCCCGGTGGCAAAGTGCGGGAACAGCGCGGTGCTGACGCCGATCATCACGGCGACCAGCAGCAAGGTGTTGCGCACGCTGCGGTTGGCGGCGAAGCCGGCGAAGATGTTGCCCAGCACGCCGGCCATGCCGTAGAGCAGCAGCAGCGAACCGATGGTCGGCCCATCGAAGCCGGCACTCTTCTTGAAGAAGGGGGCGACGTAGGTGTAGGCGGCGAAGTGCGCCAGGCCGATCAGCAGCACGGCGATCAGGCCGACCCGCGCCTGGGAATTGATGA includes these proteins:
- a CDS encoding type 1 glutamine amidotransferase domain-containing protein → MSNELAGKKVLFITANTGIERDELVKPLEALKAQGAEVTHGSSDGGTTQTFVQDTEKDRTVESQAALAGLKAADFDALVIPGGTVNADTLRLDENAQRLVKEFADAGKVIAAICHGPWLLINAGVIAGKTLTSYPSVKLDLENAGAAGWVDAEVKQCPANGWTLITSRTPKDIPAFNQAIAAALQAA
- a CDS encoding dicarboxylate/amino acid:cation symporter — translated: MKRIFGKLYVQVLIAVICGAIVGVLYPGAATDLKPIGDAFIKLIKMLLAPVIFLTVVTGIARMENMKELGRVGLRALLYFEVVSTLALVVGLVVVNVFKPGAGMNVDVASLDTGSLATYTSAAKHSSFMDFLLGIIPDTVVDAFAKGNVLQILMFSILLGIALAQVGARAAAIVEALESLMQGMFRIVNMVMRLAPLGAFGAIAFTIGKYGFASLFSLGKLMACVYLTCVVFVVLVLGPVCRYCGFSLWKYLRFIKEELFTVLGTSSSESVLPQMITKMQKAGVSKPVAGMVIPSGLTFNPDGQAIYYTIAAIFIAQATNTPLSLSDQLIVLAVLMFTSKGSAGVTGSGFIILAATLSSLGTIPVAGMVLLLGVDRFMSEARAITNTIGNGVGTLAIAKWVGALDSAKLHRALNNAPEPEPQPSAAERRDDGHRLGRREATPGAGLDRAPVQARPVAGMAGAISRE
- a CDS encoding LysR family transcriptional regulator, with the translated sequence MSSTQDLSFFHLLAKQGSLVATARELGLTPPAVSKRLAAMEARLGVRLVHRTTRSMSLTPEGEVYFSHCARILTQIDEVEQLVRSSRATPKGLIRVNASLGFGRRHIAPALAGYFARYPEVEIQLEISDHPLDLATHGFDLGIRFGSLPDAALHARKIASNRRLLCASPQYLERHGTPQTLSELQGHNCIFIRQNETPFGVWSFNSGGRTENVKVHGALACNDGEVALNWALEGYGVLLRAEWDIARYVRSGRLKLLLENLSPARADVYAVYPQTAHLSIRVRSLIDFLVERFKHLDKVQNA
- a CDS encoding tartrate dehydrogenase, producing MATYKIAAVPGDGIGVEVIAAGVEVLEALARRAGTFTLQFKHFDWNSENYLKHGYYIPQGGLEELKSFDSIFFGAVGALNVPDHVSLWGLRLPICQGFDQYANVRPARVLPGVKSPLHNGDQIDWVVVRENSEGEYSGNGGRVHRGLPEEVATEVSVFTRTGVERIHRFAFELARSRPRKHLTLVTKSNAQRHGMVLWDEIFYEVAKDFPDVQHDKELVDAVTTRMVLKPATLDVIVATNLHADILSDLAAALSGSLGIAPTANLNPGRRFPSMFEPIHGSAFDITGKGVANPIATFWTAAMMLEHLGEIAAARQLMSAIEAVTEAGVHTPDLGGTATTRQVTDAVLQLIAR